A single genomic interval of Cucumis sativus cultivar 9930 chromosome 5, Cucumber_9930_V3, whole genome shotgun sequence harbors:
- the LOC101211690 gene encoding probable protein S-acyltransferase 14 isoform X1 — protein MSWNVFKFCTALRALGSIMILLVLGIIGLSYYALVVVNYGPALFRGGLNSLTAFLVLLLFHSLLVMLLWSYFSVVLTNPGFVPPFWRPESDEEKGDADPLMASEYNGPGAGPEQGTMPSDSSNQKVRFCRKCNQFKPPRCHHCSVCGRCVLKMDHHCVWVVNCVGAKNYKYFLLFLFYTFLETTLVTLSLLPYFLAFFSDGDITGTPGSLAAIFITFILNLTFALSVMGFLILHVSLVAANTTTIEAYEKKTTPKWHYDLGRRKNFEQVFGMDKKYWFIPAYSQDDIKRMPNLQGLEYPMRSDLNLLQEL, from the exons ATGTCTTGGAATGTCTTCAAATTCTGCACGGCGCTGCGTGCTTTGGGTTCTATCATGATCCTTTTAGTTCTAGGTATAATCGGTCTCTCCTATTACGCTTTGGTCGTCGTCAACTATGGTCCGGCTCTCTTTCGCGGAGGCCTTAATTCGCTTACCGCTTTCCTAGTCTTGCTCTTGTTTCATTCTTTG TTGGTGATGCTATTATGGAGCTACTTTTCGGTTGTACTAACAAATCCGGGATTTGTTCCACCTTTTTGGAGACCTGAATCGGATGAAGAGAAAGGCGATGCTGATCCGTTAATGGCATCAGAATACAATGGTCCTGGTGCAGGGCCAGAACAAGGTACTATGCCAAGTGATTCTTCAAATCAAAAAGTACGATTCTGTCGCAAGTGCAACCAGTTTAAACCACCTCGTTGCCATCATTGTTCTGTTT GTGGAAGGTGTGTATTGAAAATGGATCATCATTGTGTGTGGGTTGTCAATTGTGTTGGAGCAAAGAACTACAAGTACTTCCTACTTTTTTTG TTTTACACATTTCTTGAAACAACCCTTGTCACTTTGTCACTATTGCCATACTTCTTAGCCTTTTTCTCTGATGGTGATATAACGGGAACACCTGGTAGCCTTGCAGCTATATTTATCACATTTA ttttaaatttaacatttgcATTGAGTGTTATGGGTTTTCTGATATTGCACGTATCACTCGTAGCAGCCAATACTACCACGATAGAG GCATATGAGAAGAAAACCACTCCGAAATGGCATTATGACCTTGGTCGCAGAAAAAATTTTGAGCAG GTGTTCGGAATGGATAAAAAGTACTGGTTTATCCCTGCATATTCTCAAGATGACATAAAGCGGATGCCTAACCTCCAAGGCCTCGAGTATCCAATGCGGTCAGACTTGAATCTACTTCAGGAATTGTAA
- the LOC101211690 gene encoding probable protein S-acyltransferase 14 isoform X2, protein MSWNVFKFCTALRALGSIMILLVLGIIGLSYYALVVVNYGPALFRGGLNSLTAFLVLLLFHSLLVMLLWSYFSVVLTNPGFVPPFWRPESDEEKGDADPLMASEYNGPGAGPEQGTMPSDSSNQKVRFCRKCNQFKPPRCHHCSVCGRCVLKMDHHCVWVVNCVGAKNYKYFLLFLFYTFLETTLVTLSLLPYFLAFFSDGDITGTPGSLAAIFITFILNLTFALSVMGFLILHVSLVAANTTTIEAYEKKTTPKWHYDLGRRKNFEQLRVSKFPES, encoded by the exons ATGTCTTGGAATGTCTTCAAATTCTGCACGGCGCTGCGTGCTTTGGGTTCTATCATGATCCTTTTAGTTCTAGGTATAATCGGTCTCTCCTATTACGCTTTGGTCGTCGTCAACTATGGTCCGGCTCTCTTTCGCGGAGGCCTTAATTCGCTTACCGCTTTCCTAGTCTTGCTCTTGTTTCATTCTTTG TTGGTGATGCTATTATGGAGCTACTTTTCGGTTGTACTAACAAATCCGGGATTTGTTCCACCTTTTTGGAGACCTGAATCGGATGAAGAGAAAGGCGATGCTGATCCGTTAATGGCATCAGAATACAATGGTCCTGGTGCAGGGCCAGAACAAGGTACTATGCCAAGTGATTCTTCAAATCAAAAAGTACGATTCTGTCGCAAGTGCAACCAGTTTAAACCACCTCGTTGCCATCATTGTTCTGTTT GTGGAAGGTGTGTATTGAAAATGGATCATCATTGTGTGTGGGTTGTCAATTGTGTTGGAGCAAAGAACTACAAGTACTTCCTACTTTTTTTG TTTTACACATTTCTTGAAACAACCCTTGTCACTTTGTCACTATTGCCATACTTCTTAGCCTTTTTCTCTGATGGTGATATAACGGGAACACCTGGTAGCCTTGCAGCTATATTTATCACATTTA ttttaaatttaacatttgcATTGAGTGTTATGGGTTTTCTGATATTGCACGTATCACTCGTAGCAGCCAATACTACCACGATAGAG GCATATGAGAAGAAAACCACTCCGAAATGGCATTATGACCTTGGTCGCAGAAAAAATTTTGAGCAG TTACGAGTATCCAAGTTTCCAGAGTCTTGA
- the LOC101211926 gene encoding uncharacterized protein LOC101211926 isoform X2, producing MKLVWSPETASKAYIDTVQSCDLHQESGVAELISAMAAGWNAQFIVETWSTGGAIATSIGLAVARRHVGGRHVCVVPDERSRGEYSRAMERAGLSPEVIVGEPEEVMEGLVGIDFLVVDSQRRNFSRVLKLANLSSRGAVLICKNANSRSDSSFRWISVTENGTRRLVRSAFLPVGKGLDIAHVAAAGGNSGSGGGKGKWIKHVDRRSGEEFVIRK from the exons ATGAAGCTCGTTTGGTCCCCTGAGACGGCCTCCAAAGCCTACATCGACACCGTTCAATCT TGTGATCTCCATCAAGAATCCGGCGTTGCCGAACTGATTTCAGCGATGGCGGCGGGATGGAACGCGCAATTCATCGTCGAGACGTGGTCGACCGGCGGAGCGATTGCGACTAGTATAGGTCTGGCGGTGGCTCGCCGTCACGTCGGAGGGAGACACGTGTGTGTGGTTCCTGATGAGAGATCGAGAGGAGAATATTCGAGAGCGATGGAGAGAGCAGGATTATCTCCGGAAGTGATTGTGGGAGAGCCAGAGGAGGTGATGGAAGGATTAGTAGGTATAGATTTTCTGGTGGTGGATAGTCAGAGGAGGAATTTCAGCCGAGTTTTGAAACTCGCTAATCTGAGTTCTAGAGGCGCGGTTTTGATTTGCAAGAACGCCAACTCGAGAAGCGATTCGAGTTTCAGATGGATAAGTGTTACCGAGAACGGAACGCGGCGTTTGGTTCGATCCGCGTTTTTGCCTGTGGGGAAGGGTTTGGATATAGCACACGTGGCCGCCGCCGGTGGGAATTCAGGATCCGGCGGGGGGAAAGGAAAATGGATCAAGCATGTTGATCGACGGTCAGGCGAGGAGTTTGTAATTCGGAAGTGA
- the LOC101211926 gene encoding uncharacterized protein LOC101211926 isoform X1 has protein sequence MKLVWSPETASKAYIDTVQSFCVKCDLHQESGVAELISAMAAGWNAQFIVETWSTGGAIATSIGLAVARRHVGGRHVCVVPDERSRGEYSRAMERAGLSPEVIVGEPEEVMEGLVGIDFLVVDSQRRNFSRVLKLANLSSRGAVLICKNANSRSDSSFRWISVTENGTRRLVRSAFLPVGKGLDIAHVAAAGGNSGSGGGKGKWIKHVDRRSGEEFVIRK, from the exons ATGAAGCTCGTTTGGTCCCCTGAGACGGCCTCCAAAGCCTACATCGACACCGTTCAATCT TTTTGTGTAAAGTGTGATCTCCATCAAGAATCCGGCGTTGCCGAACTGATTTCAGCGATGGCGGCGGGATGGAACGCGCAATTCATCGTCGAGACGTGGTCGACCGGCGGAGCGATTGCGACTAGTATAGGTCTGGCGGTGGCTCGCCGTCACGTCGGAGGGAGACACGTGTGTGTGGTTCCTGATGAGAGATCGAGAGGAGAATATTCGAGAGCGATGGAGAGAGCAGGATTATCTCCGGAAGTGATTGTGGGAGAGCCAGAGGAGGTGATGGAAGGATTAGTAGGTATAGATTTTCTGGTGGTGGATAGTCAGAGGAGGAATTTCAGCCGAGTTTTGAAACTCGCTAATCTGAGTTCTAGAGGCGCGGTTTTGATTTGCAAGAACGCCAACTCGAGAAGCGATTCGAGTTTCAGATGGATAAGTGTTACCGAGAACGGAACGCGGCGTTTGGTTCGATCCGCGTTTTTGCCTGTGGGGAAGGGTTTGGATATAGCACACGTGGCCGCCGCCGGTGGGAATTCAGGATCCGGCGGGGGGAAAGGAAAATGGATCAAGCATGTTGATCGACGGTCAGGCGAGGAGTTTGTAATTCGGAAGTGA
- the LOC101212336 gene encoding 40S ribosomal protein S13, translating into MGRMHSRGKGISASALPYKRTPPSWLKISSTDVEDNICKFAKKGLTPSQIGVILRDSHGIAQVKSVTGNKILRILKAHGLAPEIPEDLYHLIKKAVSIRKHLERNRKDKDSKFRLILVESRIHRLARYYKKTKKLPPVWKYESTTASTLVA; encoded by the exons ATGGGTCGTATGCACAGTCGTGG TAAGGGTATTTCCGCCTCTGCATTGCCCTACAAGAGGACGCCGCCAAGTTGGCTAAAGATCTCTTCTACGGAT GTTGAAGATAATATCTGCAAGTTTGCGAAGAAGGGCTTAACCCCTTCTCAAATTGGTGTTATTCTTCGTGATTCTCACGGGATTGCTCAGGTCAAAAGTGTTACCGGAAACAAAATCTTGCGTATTCTTAAGGCTCATg GACTTGCACCGGAGATTCCAGAGGATCTCTATCACTTAATCAAGAAGGCAGTTTCCATCCGTAAGCATTTGGAGAGGAACAGGAAGGACAAAGACTCCAAGTTCAGATTGATTCTTGTGGAGAGCAGAATTCACAGGCTTGCTCGTTACTATAAGAAAACCAAGAAGCTTCCACCAGTTTGGAAATA CGAGTCAACAACTGCCAGCACCCTGGTtgcttaa
- the LOC101212583 gene encoding maspardin: MGIKGVSSAPGDFIYFKSQVPLHRIPIGTKQWRYYDFGPKVVPPLICLPGIAGTADVYYKQIMFLSMKGYRVISVDIPRVWNHQEWIQTFEKFLDAIDVHRIHLYGTSLGGFLAQLFAQHRPRRVKSLILSNSYLETKSFSAAMPWSPIVSWAPSFLLKRYVLTGIRDGPHEPFIADSVDFVVSQVETLSRDDLASRLTLTVDDASIGPLLLPDSSITIMDTNDYCAVPLQLKDQLNERYPGARRAYLKTGGDFPFLSRPDEVNLHLQLHLRRVGVEARPDLVQIASQGGGSDSGPSEKKDERDGDDTHEDDNEHTENSPSESQISPAPESSESHSLDNQLLNNAKACYLGDETPLSSHRETKVLLIINEILLRYVQMICVSLMLGMMDAGGSTHLLLIPER, encoded by the exons ATGGGAATCAAAGGCGTCTCCTCGGCGCCCGGTGATTTCATCTACTTCAAGTCTCAGGTTCCCCTTCACCGGATTCCT ATTGGCACCAAGCAATGGCGATACTATGATTTTGGCCCTAAAGTTGTACCGCCTCTTATCTGCCTTCCTGGAATTGCCGGCACCGCAGATGTCTACTACAAACAAATTATGTTTCTCTCAATGAAG GGTTACCGGGTAATTTCTGTAGACATTCCACGTGTATGGAATCATCAAGAGTGGattcaaacatttgaaaagttCTTGGATGCCATAGACGTTCATCGT ATACATCTTTATGGCACTTCACTTGGGGGATTTCTAGCACAACTATTTGCTCAACATCGGCCAAGACGTGTTAAATCTTTGATATTATCTAATTCATATCTTGAGACTAAAAGTTTTTCTGCAGCAATGCCATGGTCCCCAAT TGTTAGTTGGGCACCCTCTTTTTTGCTGAAAAGGTATGTCTTAACAGGAATTCGTGATGGCCCACATGAACCTTTCATTGCAGATTCTGTAGACTTCGTTGTTTCTCAG GTGGAAACGCTTTCAAGAGATGATCTGGCATCAAGGCTGACCCTAACAGTTGATGATGCCTCAATTGggcctcttcttcttccagaTTCGTCTATTACCATAATGGAT ACAAACGACTATTGTGCGGTTCCATTGCAACTCAAAGATCAACTGAATGAAAGATATCCTGGAGCCAGAAGAGCATACTTGAAAACAGGGGGTGATTTCCCATTTCTTTCACGCCCTGATGAAGTTAACTTGCATCTTCAG CTGCACTTGAGACGTGTTGGCGTGGAAGCTCGTCCAGATTTGGTCCAGATTGCTTCACAAGGAGGAGGTAGTGACAGTGGTCCGAGTGAAAAGAAGGATGAAAGAGATGGTGATGACACACATGAGGATGACAATGAACACACAGAAAATTCACCATCCGAAAGTCAAATATCTCCAGCTCCAGAAAGTTCAGAATCTCATAGTTTAGACAATCAGCTACTTAACAATGCTAAAGCTTGTTATTTGGGTGACGAGACACCTCTATCGAGTCACAGAGAAACTAAGGTACTCTTGATAATCAACGAGATATTACTACGATATGTTCAGATGATATGTGTAAGTTTGATGCTAGGCATGATGGATGCTGGTGGTTCAACTCACCTGTTATTGATACCAGAAAGGTAG
- the LOC101213059 gene encoding primary amine oxidase, whose protein sequence is MDKLSSLCFLIVSIVTVLLVSRLWFPIFVNLPPEDMNDEKQSFEKHISLMSKAPHHPLDPLTVQEINKVRDILSSYEPFSNSFPTIHSLALEEPDKSLVLSWEFGNPLPPRRAAVIGILYEQVHVLSVDLELHRVIRHTANPTSGYPMITMEELLSALDVALANSNVQKSIHARGVKLKDVRFLSPSPGWFGKEEEGRRIVKLQFYSIQGTSNYYMRPIEGLTVTVDLNKQEVVKVADTGKGIPIPRSTNTEYQYNGETEPPEIKKINPISIEQPKGPSFTVENGYIVKWGNWEFHIKPDQRAGMVISRAMVRDSETGELRNVMYKGLPSELYVPYMDFDEHWYFKTYMDAGEYGLGLLSTSLVPLNDCPRNSYYMDAVFVDGDGKPYVQENIICVFERYAGDISWRHTDTLLPNGRGEARQKVTLVARMVSTVGNYDYIIDWEFQTDGLIRVEVGLSGMLMIKATPNEYAVNKDNEGFEPLVSENAIGVVHDHYITFYLDMDVDGVNNSFVNIDLVKEEQVDNKSPKSTPRKSIYKPYKKVAKMEDEAKIILSLVDPSEFHVVNPSKLSRLGNPSGYKIVPTATAASLLDLDDPPQIRSAFTNNQIWVTPYKKNEQWAGGFLTYQGRGDDTLATWSQRNRPIENRDIVLWYTLGFHHVPCQEDFPVMPTVSSSFDLKPVNFFDRNPILRAAPASVDDLPVCNARSSLNF, encoded by the exons ATGGACAAACTTTCATCCTTGTGCTTCTTGATCGTCTCGATCGTCACTGTCCTTCTAGTCTCTCGTTTGTGGTTTCCAATTTTTGTAAACCTTCCACCAGAAGACATGAATGATGAAAAACAAAGCTTTGAAAAACACATTAGCCTCATGTCCAAAGCCCCTCACCATCCACTAGATCCACTCACTGTCCAAGAAATCAACAAAGTTAGAGACATTCTATCAAGTTATGaaccattttcaaattcttttccaACAATTCACTCTCTAGCACTAGAAGAGCCAGACAAATCATTAGTATTGAGCTGGGAATTTGGCAACCCACTTCCACCACGACGAGCAGCCGTTATCGGAATCCTCTACGAACAAGTCCACGTGCTATCGGTCGATCTCGAATTACATCGCGTCATTCGACACACAGCGAACCCGACAAGTGGATACCCAATGATCACAATGGAAGAGCTTCTAAGTGCATTGGACGTAGCATTAGCAAACAGTAACGTTCAAAAGAGCATACACGCACGTGGAGTGAAACTCAAGGATGTAAGATTCCTTTCCCCATCACCAGGCTGGTTcggaaaagaggaagaaggaagacgAATTGTCAAATTACAATTCTACTCGATTCAAGGCACATCAAATTACTACATGAGACCAATTGAAGGACTGACCGTCACGGTAGATCTCAACAAACAAGAAGTAGTCAAAGTCGCTGATACTGGAAAAGGAATCCCAATCCCAAGAAGCACAAATACAGAGTATCAATACAATGGTGAAACAGAGCCACCGGAGATCAAAAAGATAAACCCGATATCAATAGAGCAACCGAAAGGACCAAGCTTTACAGTTGAGAATGGATATATAGTGAAATGGGGGAACTGGGAATTTCATATAAAGCCAGATCAACGAGCAGGAATGGTGATCTCAAGGGCAATGGTGAGAGATTCAGAAACAGGGGAGCTTAGAAATGTGATGTATAAAGGGCTTCCATCGGAGCTTTATGTGCCGTATATGGATTTTGATGAACATTGGTATTTTAAGACATACATGGATGCTGGAGAATATGGATTAGGATTGTTGTCGACGTCGTTGGTGCCATTGAATGATTGTCCGAGGAATTCGTACTATATGGATGCGGTGTTCGTGGATGGAGATGGGAAGCCGTATGTTCAAGAGAATATAATATGTGTGTTTGAGAGATATGCTGGAGATATCAGTTGGCGCCATACTGATACCCTTCTTCCAAAT GGAAGAGGAGAGGCTAGACAAAAAGTGACACTTGTAGCTCGCATGGTATCAACCGTGGGAAACTACGACTACATTATTGATTGGGAGTTTCAAACAGATGGTTTAATTCGTGTTGAG GTTGGGCTATCAGGGATGCTAATGATAAAAGCGACACCAAACGAGTATGCAGTAAACAAAGATAATGAAGGATTTGAGCCATTGGTTTCAGAAAATGCAATAGGAGTGGTTCATGATCACTACATAACATTTTACCTAGACATGGATGTGGATGGTGTGAATAATTCATTTGTAAACATTGATCTTGTTAAAGAAGAACAAGTTGATAACAAATCACCAAAATCCACACCAAGGAAAAGCATATACAAACCATATAAAAAAGTAGCTAAAATGGAAGATGAGGCTAAAATTATACTAAGCCTTGTTGATCCCTCAGAATTTCATGTGGTGAACCCATCCAAATTGTCCAGATTGGGAAACCCATCAGGGTATAAGATTGTCCCTACAGCCACAGCTGCTAGCTTGCTTGATTTGGACGATCCTCCACAAATTAGAAGTGCTTTCACTAATAACCAG ATTTGGGTAACTCCGTACAAGAAAAATGAGCAATGGGCAGGTGGGTTTTTGACGTACCAGGGCAGGGGAGATGACACATTAGCAACCTGGTCTCAAAG AAACCGTCCCATCGAGAATCGAGACATAGTCTTGTGGTATACTTTAGGGTTTCATCACGTCCCATGCCAAGAAGATTTCCCAGTAATGCCAACTGTGTCCTCTAGCTTTGATCTAAAGCCCGTTAATTTCTTCGACAGAAATCCCATTCTTCGGGCAGCCCCTGCTTCCGTAGATGACTTGCCTGTGTGTAATGCTCGATCTTCGCTAAACTTTTAG
- the LOC101212818 gene encoding primary amine oxidase, which yields MAARKYLLSSFLSLTTAFALFFTWLHLSSPPPNVAELLDCAAYSPWCSSKSHPTNLGRDQNPTRRHDHSSDTPHHPLDPLTVTEINKARSILSSHPLFKSSPFSIHSLVLEEPNKSIVLKWKIGDPLPPRKAVVIARVNENSHVLTVDLTTANVVIRETGPHSGYPTMTVEEMNGATWVPLKSESFNQTILNRGIALSDLACLPISTGWFGAAEENRRLIKVQCYSMKDTANFYMRPIEGLTVLVDLDTQEVIEISDKGKNIPIPKAANTDYRYSAQPPNKVMKILNPISIEQPKGPSFSVEDNYLVKWGNWEFHLKPDPRAGSVIYGAKIRDPETGDLRDVIYKGYTSELFVPYMDPTDAWYFKTYMDAGEYGFGLQAMSLDPLNDCPRNAYYMDGVFAAADGKPYVRRNMICLFESYAGDIGWRHAESPITGMDITEVRPKVTLVARMAASVANYDYIVDWEFQTDGLIRIKVGLSGILMVKGTSYENTNQFPGEDLHGTLLSENVIGVIHDHYITFYLDMDIDGSDNSFVKVNLQRQRTSKGESPRKSYLKAVKKVAKTEKEAQIKLSLYDPSEFHVVNPSVKTRVGNPVGYKVVPAATAGNLLDLDDPPQRRGAFTNNQIWVTPYNRSEEWAGGQFVYQSHGEDTLQSWSDRDREIENKDIVVWYTLGFHHIPCQEDFPIMPTVSASFDLKPVNFFESNPILSFPPNTFEDLPVCKPAASA from the exons ATGGCTGCCAGAAAATATCTCCTCTCCTCCTTCCTTTCTCTAACCACAGCCTTTGCTCTATTTTTCACTTGGCTCCACCTCTCATCTCCACCGCCAAACGTCGCCGAGCTCCTCGACTGCGCCGCCTACTCCCCATGGTGCTCCTCCAAATCCCACCCCACCAATCTCGGCCGTGATCAGAACCCCACTCGACGCCATGATCACTCTTCTGACACCCCACACCACCCTCTCGACCCACTCACTGTCACCGAAATTAACAAAGCCCGTTCAATCCTTTCCTCTCATCCCCTCTTCAAATCCTCTCCCTTTTCCATCCACTCCTTAGTTCTCGAAGAGCCCAACAAATCTATAGTCCTAAAATGGAAAATCGGCGATCCTCTGCCTCCGAGAAAAGCCGTCGTTATAGCACGTGTCAACGAAAACTCCCACGTGCTGACCGTTGACCTGACCACGGCGAATGTCGTGATTCGCGAAACCGGCCCACACTCCGGTTATCCGACGATGACGGTGGAAGAGATGAACGGCGCCACGTGGGTGCCGTTAAAGAGCGAGAGTTTCAATCAAACGATTCTCAACCGTGGGATTGCTCTGTCCGACTTGGCCTGCCTCCCGATTTCCACAGGATGGTTCGGCGCCGCGGAGGAGAATCGACGGCTGATTAAAGTTCAGTGCTACTCAATGAAAGACACAGCGAATTTCTACATGAGACCCATCGAAGGATTGACCGTTCTGGTTGACTTAGACACTCAAGAAGTGATTGAAATTTCGGACAAAGGGAAAAACATCCCGATTCCAAAAGCCGCCAACACGGATTACCGATACTCAGCACAGCCGCCGAACAAGGTGATGAAGATATTGAATCCGATTTCGATAGAGCAACCGAAGGGGCCTAGTTTCAGTGTGGAGGATAATTACTTGGTGAAATGGGGAAATTGGGAGTTTCACTTGAAACCGGACCCGAGAGCCGGGAGTGTGATATATGGGGCTAAAATTCGGGACCCGGAAACAGGGGATTTGAGGGATGTAATATACAAAGGATATACGTCGGAGTTGTTTGTGCCTTATATGGATCCGACGGATGCTTGGTATTTCAAGACGTATATGGATGCTGGGGAATATGGATTCGGGTTACAGGCGATGAGTCTTGACCCGCTTAATGATTGCCCGAGAAATGCGTATTATATGGACGGTGTGTTTGCGGCGGCGGATGGAAAGCCGTATGTGCGACGGAATATGATCTGCTTGTTTGAGAGTTACGCCGGCGATATTGGGTGGCGTCATGCAGAGAGTCCTATTACCGGCATGGAT ATCACTGAGGTAAGGCCGAAGGTGACGCTTGTGGCGAGGATGGCGGCCTCTGTGGCCAATTATGATTATATTGTCGATTGGGAGTTTCAAACAGATGGCCTCATCAGAATCAAG GTGGGTCTAAGTGGGATATTAATGGTGAAGGGGACATCATATGAGAACACGAACCAATTCCCTGGAGAAGATCTCCATGGCACACTGTTATCGGAAAATGTTATCGGAGTAATTCACGATCATTACATAACATTCTACTTGGACATGGACATAGATGGCTCCGACAATTCATTTGTGAAGGTGAATCTCCAAAGGCAAAGGACTTCTAAAGGAGAATCTCCCAGAAAAAGTTACTTGAAAGCAGTGAAAAAAGTGGCCAAGACCGAGAAAGAAGCTCAAATTAAGCTTAGTTTATACGACCCATCAGAGTTTCATGTGGTGAATCCTTCGGTGAAGACTCGGGTGGGTAACCCGGTGGGGTACAAGGTGGTTCCGGCAGCCACCGCCGGGAATTTGCTGGATTTGGACGATCCGCCGCAGAGGAGAGGAGCGTTTACGAATAATCAAATTTGGGTTACGCCGTATAACCGGAGCGAGGAGTGGGCTGGGGGCCAGTTTGTTTACCAAAGCCATGGCGAGGATACCCTTCAATCTTGGTCCGACCG GGATCGTGAGATAGAAAACAAAGACATAGTTGTATGGTACACATTAGGGTTCCATCACATACCATGCCAAGAAGATTTTCCAATAATGCCAACCGTGTCGGCAAGTTTCGATTTGAAGCCTGTCAATTTCTTTGAGAGCAATCCAATTCTTTCATTCCCACCGAATACTTTCGAAGACCTTCCTGTTTGCAAGCCTGCTGCCTCGGCTTGA
- the LOC101220225 gene encoding flavonoid 3'-monooxygenase CYP75B137, giving the protein MSLLSFPFLFLFWSVDSDNQNQISTLILFIFLFMFALLWLRSKFRRPSLPPGPRGLPLVGYLPFLSGNPHHKLTHLAKIYGPVFKLRLGPKLCVVLTSPAFIKEAFHHQETLFPNRNTTVCALLSSYGCSGIVFAQDGEDWKKLRKIFVRKMISKSNLDASYCVRRQEVRKVIKGVFESVGTQIDIGKVSFLATMKSVVAMTWGDSGRVMGEDGVGLEVKFREMMDELVVLLGSRNVSDVFPVLGRFDLQGIGRRTKKVMGVLDGILNSAIEEQRKMGGNGGGKGGYLQLLLELQDNEDNSECITNDQLKALLLDIVIGGTETTSTTIEWAMAELMQHPDTMKKVKEELKKVIGLNAIVEEFHFPKLCYLNAVIKETLRLHPAIFLLVPRTLTSSTTLGGYYIPKDSTIYFNLWGIQRDPTIWDNPLKFMPERFVKSNEEECAGQFELGDSNNAMEFYPFGYGKRSCAGIALAERMLMFILASLLHSFEWELPKDSVIDFKEKFGIVNKKLNPLVAIPTPSLSNSDLYLA; this is encoded by the exons ATGTCCTTACTCTCATTTCCGTTCCTCTTCTTATTTTGGTCCGTAGATTCAGAtaatcaaaaccaaatttcaacCCTCATTCTCTTTATCTTCCTCTTCATGTTTGCTCTCTTATGGCTCCGATCCAAATTCCGGCGTCCCTCTTTACCTCCAGGCCCCCGTGGCCTGCCGCTGGTCGGTTACCTTCCATTTTTATCAGGCAACCCCCACCACAAATTAACCCATTTGGCTAAAATCTACGGCCCAGTTTTCAAGCTCCGTCTTGGGCCAAAGCTCTGCGTCGTTCTCACTTCGCCTGCTTTCATCAAAGAAGCCTTCCACCACCAAGAAACTCTCTTTCCCAATCGAAACACCACCGTTTGTGCTCTTCTCTCCAGCTACGGATGCTCCGGCATTGTCTTTGCCCAGGATGGGGAGGACTGGAAGAAGCTAAGAAAAATCTTCGTCCGGAAAATGATTAGCAAGTCCAACCTCGACGCGTCCTACTGTGTTCGAAGACAAGAGGTGAGAAAAGTGATTAAAGGTGTGTTCGAATCGGTGGGAACACAAATAGACATTGGAAAGGTGAGTTTCCTTGCGACAATGAAATCCGTTGTAGCAATGACATGGGGCGATTCGGGGCGGGTGATGGGAGAGGATGGGGTTGGTTTGGAAGTGAAGTTTAGGGAAATGATGGATGAACTGGTGGTGTTGCTAGGAAGTCGGAATGTGTCGGATGTTTTTCCGGTGTTGGGTCGGTTTGATTTGCAGGGAATTGGAAGGAGGACGAAGAAGGTGATGGGTGTGTTGGATGGGATTCTGAATTCTGCCATTGAAGAGCAAAGGAAGATGGGAGGAAATGGTGGGGGAAAAGGAGGGTACTTGCAGCTGTTGTTGGAGCTTCAGGATAATGAAGATAATTCAGAGTGCATTACGAACGACCAACTCAAAGCTTTGCTATTG GACATTGTGATTGGTGGAACGGAAACAACATCGACTACAATTGAGTGGGCAATGGCAGAATTAATGCAACATCCAGATACAATGAAGAAAGTGAAAGAAGAACTAAAGAAAGTGATAGGTTTAAACGCAATAGTGGAAGAATTTCACTTCCCCAAATTATGCTATTTAAATGCCGTGATTAAAGAGACACTTCGTTTACATCCTGCTATCTTTCTATTAGTGCCTCGAACTCTTACTTCCTCAACCACTCTTGGAGGGTACTACATCCCAAAAGATTCAACCATCTACTTCAACCTTTGGGGCATTCAAAGAGATCCTACAATTTGGGATAATCCCTTGAAATTTATGCCAGAAAGGTTCGTAAAAAGTAACGAAGAAGAATGTGCTGGACAGTTTGAATTGGGTGACAGTAATAATGCCATGGAGTTTTACCCATTTGGATATGGCAAAAGATCATGTGCAGGGATCGCATTGGCCGAGAGGATGCTGATGTTCATATTGGCATCTTTGCTGCATTCTTTCGAGTGGGAATTGCCTAAGGATTCAGTGATTgattttaaagagaaatttgGAATTGTCAATAAGAAGTTGAATCCTTTGGTTGCTATTCCTACGCCATCACTCTCCAATTCGGACCTTTACTTGGCCTAA